The Chitinophaga lutea genome contains the following window.
AGCCCGGCTGCAGTTGAACTACCTGGAGATACCCCTTAACTTCGTATATAAATTACCGTTAGGTCCCGGCAACCTCCGCGCCGGACTTGGCCCCTATGCGGCACGCGGACTGAAGGGTCGCTATCATTATGATATTGTAAAAAACGGGCAAAGCATTACGCAGAACTCCAAGAAAGTGCAATTTTCGCGGGAGGCGAATGATAACATCGCCGTGGTACGGATGCATCCCTGGGATGCCGGCGCCAACTTCACGCTGGGCTATGAATTTAACAATGGGCTGATGCTGGGAGCCAACTACAGCATGGGCCTCACCGATATTGACAGGAGTGATTTTACCGAAAGTAAAAACAGGTACCTCGGCATCAGCCTGGGCTTTTTGTTCAACCGGGAAGATTACTGACCTGTAAAAAAATCCCCAGAAAAAAGGGAGATCTGCCATGGCGGCGGGTCTCCCTTTTTTATTTTTTGCAATAGGGGTAAATGTAATTGCCCGCGTCTTAATATCAGCAATACATCATCACAATAAGTTTTTAAACAAAAGG
Protein-coding sequences here:
- a CDS encoding porin family protein gives rise to the protein MKKAGLLFISLAFLMHSKAQVSVGIDAGYTASNIDITGAAAGDFGQAESLMKTFHGWHLDLMINVPLANGFYFQPVIRYITKGSGFSETRTPKTELDGLYIPKGARLQLNYLEIPLNFVYKLPLGPGNLRAGLGPYAARGLKGRYHYDIVKNGQSITQNSKKVQFSREANDNIAVVRMHPWDAGANFTLGYEFNNGLMLGANYSMGLTDIDRSDFTESKNRYLGISLGFLFNREDY